The DNA region AATCAAACTAAATATAAAGGTACTCCAATTACAGATTCACTTATAGAGGCAAATAGAAAGTTTATAGTAGAAGCTGAGCAGTTAATATATTTATTAAAAAAATACAACAGGAAAGAAGATAAAAATAATATGCTTATGTTTATAGAAAATATATCATTTATTTTAGAGAATATAGCAAAACTATTTAAAAATGAAATTGATGATTTTAATAGCAAAGATTTAAAAGAACCAATAAAAACTGATTCTTATATATTTTATAGGCTTCAAAATTGTTTTGATTCTATTAACTCTGTAAATGCATCTATAAAAGATAATATAAATAATATATTTTAAATATACTGATAATCTTCTGTAAAATTAAATGTTGTTGAAACTATTATGTCTTTAGTTTTAATATTATTTTGCATAGCTTCGTATATAATGTTGTATGAATTGCTTATATGTATTAAATTATTGAATGTTTCTTCTTTAAATATTTTATTAGAAAACCCATCTATTAATGCATCTTCTATATATTTGTAGCTTGTAAATTGGCTTTTTAATATTGTGTAATTGTTAGAGCCTATATTAACTTTTACTCTCTCGTCAAACCTAACATCTTTAAAAGCATTTTCTGTGCATATTTCTGGGACGAAGTTAATAATCTCTTCTCTTATATTTTTATCTGTTATTATGTTTTTAATGTTGTTTATAAACATTTCATAATTTTGATGACTTTTTTCAAATTCCAATACATATTCTATTACAAAATATTCAATCTCTTCTCTCGTGTATGGATATTTTTTATAACTATAATCATATTGAAGAATAAAAAAGAATTGCTTTATAGAAAAAAACTCTTCTTTGTTGTCCCATTTATCAATATATTCAATTATAGCATTTTCAATACTTTCGCTATGATTATTATTTATATAGCATTCTGTAACAATTTCACCATCAGGCATTTTAGCACCATATACTTTAATAATATTTACTCTAGTATTTGCAAGCATAAAAGGAATCTCTCTGCTTATAGCATACCACAAAAAAGAAGAATAATTATTGCTGTCATCATTTTTTACATATTCATTATAAAATTTTTCTTTTTCAATACTGCTTCCAAGACCTATTATAGGGCTTTCGCATACGCTAAATCTTTTTTTATTTCCAAGTATATAAGTATCTATCTCATGATGAGAAACACCATTTAAAAAGTCAATCATTCCATTAAAAGCACAGTAAACAAAATCATCAGCAACCAATTCTATAGCCTTATATTTATCATTAGCTATAACAGAACAGTATTCATAAAAATCTTCCCCTATTATTGGAGCTTTTATATAAAAATAAACAGAACATAATACACTGCTTTTCTCTTCAAGTTCCACAATTTTAGGCTCTATTGTTACATCATAAGTTAAAAGTCTTATGGTTTCATTTTCTATTTTATTTTTATCCTGTATGCTTTTATGAAGTCTATTTAAAAGTAATTGTTTGTATATATTCATAATTATATAATAACATTTAATTTATATTATTCAATATTTGTTTTATGGATACTGGTTTGAAGTTATGAATATCTGAAGCTACATTAAATGCTCTGGTATTGTATTTTTTGTCTTGATGCCAATGACCATGAATTAAAATTGAGTTTTGATGATAGCCTTCCCATTCTAATATAGGGTAGTGGAATAATATTATTTTTGTGTTTTCAAAATTAAGTATATGATAATCTTTTACAAAATTAAAAAGAGAATAATCGAATTTTTTATTTTCTAAAAATTTATCATTACTGCCTTTTATTAGATACTTGTTTCCATTTAAGTTTTTTAGAAGCTCTGTTGTTTTTATATATCCTTTTTCATTAGAGAAATCGCCAATTATATATATGTCATCATTATTATTTACAACAGAGTTCCAATTATCAACTATTATTTTATGCATGTCGTTGTAGTTACTAAATAATAACTTTCTATTAGCATGCATGCTGCCGAAAAAATGAGTATCTGAAGTAAAATATATCATTATTTTTTAAGCATTTCCTAAAGATATATATTTTATTCCTCTTTCAGTCATTCTTTGTTTGTCGTATTGATTTCTGCCGTCAAATATAACAGGTTCTTTTAATAATTCTTTTATTTTGTCAAAACTAGGTCTTCTAAACTCATTCCACTCTGTAACAAGCACTAAAGCATCAGCATTTTCTAAAGCATCATAAGAGTTTTCAGCATAATATATCTTATCTCCAAATATAGCCTTAGCACTATCAAAAGCTTTAGGGTCATAAGCTCTTATTTGAGCACCCCTTTCAAGAAGCATATTAATGATTGTGATGGCAGGAGCCTCTCTCATATCATTAGTTCTAGGTTTGAATGCTAGTCCCCATAAAGCAAAAGTTTTTCCGTTTATCTCATTATTATAATATTTTAATATCTTTTCAACGAAAATTTTTCTTTGATTAATATTTACTTGATGAGTAGCCTTAAGTAAATCAGAATTAATTCCATAATCTGAAGCAGTTTTTATTAAAGCCTGCACATCTTTAGGGAAACAGCTTCCGCCATATCCAAGCCCGTGGAATAAAAATTGATTTCCTATTCTTCTGTCGCTGGACATACCAATTCTCACCAAATCAGCATTAGCCCCAACTTTTTCACATATATTAGCAATCTCATTAGCAAAAGAAATCTTTGTAGCAAGAAAAGCATTGGCAGCATATTTAGTCATCTCAGCAGAACGCACATCCATAATAATAATAGGATTCCCCGTCCTTGTAAATGGATTATAAATATCTCTCATAATGTCTATTGCTTTTTCAGAATTAGAGCCAATAACAACTCTGTCAGGCTTTAGAAAATCATCAACAGCAGCCCCTTGTTTTAAAAACTCAGGATTAGAAACTACATCAAACTCTCCATTATAATGCTTTTTAATAGCGTCCTCTACTAATTTATGAGTTCCTACAGGCACAGTAGATTTATCAACAATTACTTTATATCCATTCATAGCCTTGCCTATATCATTAGCCACAGAAAGTACAAAACTTAAATCACAGCTTCCATCATCTCCAGAAGGAGTGCCTACTGCTATAAAACAAGCAATGGATTTTTTTACAGCATAATCTAAATCATCTGTAAACTCTAATCTGCCCTCAGATACATTTGATACTATAAGCTCTTCTAATCCAGGTTCATATAATGGAGTAATTCCATTTTGTAATTTTTTTAGTTTTTCTTTATCGTTATCTACACATGTAACATAATTTCCCATTTCAGCTAAACAAGCACCAGTTATAAGTCCAACATAACCTGTACCTATTATACATAATTCCATTATTGTTCCTCTCTTTATGATATAGACTTTTAATTTATTTTATCATATAATAAAGAACTACATTGTCAAGTAAAATTTATAGATATAATTAATATTATCCGATAATAAATAATGGGTAATAATATTTTTTTAGAATATAAGGATTTTAAATGGACGATTATATAAAAAGTTTGCTTAAAGATTTCTTTGAAGAAGCTTTTGAAATGTTAGATAGATTGGAAGAGAATATTCTTATTCTTGATAAAGATAGAGATAATGTTGATGCTGTACAAGAAATATTTAGAGCAGTGCATACTTTGAAAGGAAGTGCTGGGGCAGTGGAGCTTGTTGATACACAGAAGTATGCCCATAGGTTTGAAGATTTACTTGATTTA from Brachyspira pilosicoli includes:
- a CDS encoding UDP-glucose/GDP-mannose dehydrogenase family protein, translating into MELCIIGTGYVGLITGACLAEMGNYVTCVDNDKEKLKKLQNGITPLYEPGLEELIVSNVSEGRLEFTDDLDYAVKKSIACFIAVGTPSGDDGSCDLSFVLSVANDIGKAMNGYKVIVDKSTVPVGTHKLVEDAIKKHYNGEFDVVSNPEFLKQGAAVDDFLKPDRVVIGSNSEKAIDIMRDIYNPFTRTGNPIIIMDVRSAEMTKYAANAFLATKISFANEIANICEKVGANADLVRIGMSSDRRIGNQFLFHGLGYGGSCFPKDVQALIKTASDYGINSDLLKATHQVNINQRKIFVEKILKYYNNEINGKTFALWGLAFKPRTNDMREAPAITIINMLLERGAQIRAYDPKAFDSAKAIFGDKIYYAENSYDALENADALVLVTEWNEFRRPSFDKIKELLKEPVIFDGRNQYDKQRMTERGIKYISLGNA
- a CDS encoding DUF6348 family protein yields the protein MNIYKQLLLNRLHKSIQDKNKIENETIRLLTYDVTIEPKIVELEEKSSVLCSVYFYIKAPIIGEDFYEYCSVIANDKYKAIELVADDFVYCAFNGMIDFLNGVSHHEIDTYILGNKKRFSVCESPIIGLGSSIEKEKFYNEYVKNDDSNNYSSFLWYAISREIPFMLANTRVNIIKVYGAKMPDGEIVTECYINNNHSESIENAIIEYIDKWDNKEEFFSIKQFFFILQYDYSYKKYPYTREEIEYFVIEYVLEFEKSHQNYEMFINNIKNIITDKNIREEIINFVPEICTENAFKDVRFDERVKVNIGSNNYTILKSQFTSYKYIEDALIDGFSNKIFKEETFNNLIHISNSYNIIYEAMQNNIKTKDIIVSTTFNFTEDYQYI
- a CDS encoding phosphoesterase — encoded protein: MIYFTSDTHFFGSMHANRKLLFSNYNDMHKIIVDNWNSVVNNNDDIYIIGDFSNEKGYIKTTELLKNLNGNKYLIKGSNDKFLENKKFDYSLFNFVKDYHILNFENTKIILFHYPILEWEGYHQNSILIHGHWHQDKKYNTRAFNVASDIHNFKPVSIKQILNNIN